The DNA sequence GCGATCGCCCACTCTCCGACCATGAGATCTTCGGAGTTCCCGAGCGGCGCCACCGGCAGCTTGTCTCCCTCGATCTTCACGATCGCGACGTCGTACTGGGGCTGGGCCCCAACCACCTTGCCCGTGAAGGACCGTCCGTCGGCCAGGATGACGGTGATCTTCTCGGCTCCATGCACCACGTGCTCGTTCGTGAGCACGTAGCCCTTCGGCGAAATGACGAAACCGGAGCCCATGCTCGGAATCTGCTCCCGGTATCGATAGGAAGGGATCATGTCCCGGAAAAAAGGCTCGAAGAATTCGCTGCCGAAGGGAACCGACTGGACGAGGCGGGTCTGCACGACGCTGATCGTGACCACGCTGGGCCCGACCCGCTCGGCGGCCTGCACGATCGCGGTCCGGCGGGAATTCCCCGGATCGCGGTGGGCCTGGCTGTCCTCGGCGACGGCCACGCCGGGTCGGACGTCTCCCCCCGGGGAGGGCGTCAGAATCACGGTCGCTCCAAGGATGAGCGCCCCCAGCAAGAGGAAGCCGAACAGGACCCCCCACAACCAAGCGCTCCTGGATTCCTTTCGCCTCCAGCGCGTGACCTTGGCATTCAACTCAAGCAACGACATCCAAGCGCTCCTTGGGGAGCCACCCCAGGCCGGG is a window from the Candidatus Eisenbacteria bacterium genome containing:
- a CDS encoding trypsin-like serine protease, which codes for MSLLELNAKVTRWRRKESRSAWLWGVLFGFLLLGALILGATVILTPSPGGDVRPGVAVAEDSQAHRDPGNSRRTAIVQAAERVGPSVVTISVVQTRLVQSVPFGSEFFEPFFRDMIPSYRYREQIPSMGSGFVISPKGYVLTNEHVVHGAEKITVILADGRSFTGKVVGAQPQYDVAIVKIEGDKLPVAPLGNSEDLMVGEWAIAIGNPFGFLLNDTQPTVTAGVISATRRDIKAETTSGGIYKNMIQTDAAINPGNSGGPLVNARGEVIGVNTFIFTKSGGSEGIGFAIPIDAAKRVVDELIRYGRVRNVWIGVGTWDITPYLAERLGTSDRNGLYVASLEKGSPADKAGVKIGDIIRKVNGTPVGDVNEAYRALFGANVGDAITLTVERDGASLTLRLVLQELPE